Proteins encoded together in one Microbacterium oxydans window:
- a CDS encoding M13 family metallopeptidase, whose product MTDVLPVGLALDEFSSDIRPQDDLYRHVNGAWLARTEIPGDKARWGSFHLLAEQAEKDVRAIIEESQDAAEGTLARKIGDLFASFMDTERIDAAGVAPLAETLAEIDAIDGIPAFLRTVGTYDRDGRASVIGLYVDGDPGDPERYLPVLVQAGLSLPDESYFRLDTFADTRAAYRAHLERLLGLAGVADAGANADRAIALETELAGHHWDNVRSRDAVATYNLKTWEELQELAGVDLAPWREAVSPSNPVAFDEVVVSQPSFFEGLGSLLTAERLDDWKAWLRAKAVHAAAPYLTDDLVQENFSFYGTELTGVPTIRERWKRGVSLTEGALGEAIGKVYVERHYPPTAKAAMDELVANLVEAYRQSITELEWMTAETRERALAKLDAFTPKIGHPEVWRDYSSLEIDRADLFGNVRRASIFEHDRNVDKVGKPIDRTEWHMPPQMVNAYYNPSMNEIVFPAAILQYPFFDAGRDAAANYGGIGAVIGHEIGHGFDDQGSRYDGDGRLQDWWTDADRSAFEQRTKALIAQYDALVPEGLDAEHHVNGALTIGENIGDLGGLGIALKAYELSLDGAEAPVIDGYTGVQRLLLSWAQVWQQKSRDAETLRLLTIDPHSPNEFRCNQIVRNIDAFYEAFGVAETDALWLPAESRVTIW is encoded by the coding sequence ATGACTGACGTTCTTCCCGTGGGCCTCGCCCTTGATGAGTTCAGCTCCGACATCCGCCCGCAGGACGACCTCTATCGCCACGTGAACGGCGCCTGGCTCGCCCGCACCGAGATCCCCGGCGACAAGGCGCGCTGGGGCTCGTTCCACCTCCTGGCCGAGCAGGCGGAGAAAGACGTCCGCGCGATCATCGAGGAGTCGCAGGACGCGGCGGAGGGCACCCTCGCCCGCAAGATCGGCGACCTGTTCGCGAGCTTCATGGACACCGAGCGCATCGACGCCGCCGGTGTCGCCCCGCTGGCGGAGACCCTCGCCGAGATCGATGCGATCGACGGCATCCCGGCCTTCCTGCGCACGGTGGGCACCTACGACCGCGACGGCCGCGCGTCGGTGATCGGCCTCTACGTCGACGGAGACCCCGGCGACCCGGAGCGCTACCTGCCGGTGCTCGTGCAGGCCGGGCTGTCCCTGCCCGACGAGAGCTACTTCCGCCTCGACACCTTCGCCGACACCCGGGCCGCGTACCGCGCGCACCTCGAGCGCCTGCTCGGGCTGGCGGGCGTCGCGGATGCCGGGGCGAACGCCGACCGTGCCATCGCGCTCGAGACCGAGCTCGCGGGCCACCACTGGGACAACGTCCGCAGCCGCGACGCGGTCGCGACCTACAACCTCAAGACGTGGGAGGAGCTGCAGGAGCTCGCGGGCGTCGATCTGGCCCCGTGGCGCGAGGCGGTCTCGCCCTCGAACCCCGTGGCCTTCGACGAGGTCGTGGTCTCGCAGCCCAGCTTCTTCGAGGGCCTGGGCTCGCTGCTCACCGCCGAGCGCCTGGACGACTGGAAGGCCTGGCTGCGCGCGAAGGCCGTGCACGCGGCGGCGCCCTACCTCACCGACGATCTGGTGCAGGAGAACTTCTCCTTCTACGGCACCGAGCTCACCGGCGTCCCCACGATCCGCGAGCGATGGAAGCGCGGCGTCTCGCTCACCGAGGGGGCTCTCGGCGAGGCGATCGGCAAGGTCTACGTCGAGCGGCACTACCCGCCGACGGCGAAGGCGGCGATGGACGAGCTGGTCGCGAACCTCGTCGAGGCCTACCGGCAGAGCATCACCGAGCTCGAGTGGATGACGGCGGAGACCCGTGAGCGCGCGCTCGCCAAGCTCGACGCGTTCACCCCGAAGATCGGCCACCCCGAGGTGTGGCGCGACTACTCGAGCCTCGAGATCGACCGGGCCGACCTGTTCGGGAACGTGCGCCGGGCCTCGATCTTCGAACACGACCGCAACGTCGACAAGGTGGGCAAGCCCATCGACCGCACGGAGTGGCACATGCCGCCGCAGATGGTCAACGCGTACTACAACCCGTCGATGAACGAGATCGTGTTCCCCGCGGCCATCCTGCAGTACCCGTTCTTCGACGCCGGACGTGACGCGGCCGCGAACTACGGCGGCATCGGTGCGGTCATCGGCCACGAGATCGGCCACGGCTTCGACGACCAGGGCAGCCGCTACGACGGCGACGGCCGGCTGCAGGACTGGTGGACGGATGCCGACCGCTCGGCGTTCGAGCAGCGGACGAAGGCGCTCATCGCGCAGTACGACGCTCTGGTGCCGGAGGGTCTCGACGCCGAGCACCACGTCAACGGCGCGCTGACGATCGGCGAGAACATCGGCGACCTCGGCGGACTCGGCATCGCCCTGAAGGCCTACGAGCTGTCGCTCGACGGGGCCGAGGCGCCCGTGATCGACGGCTACACGGGCGTGCAGCGCCTGCTGCTGTCGTGGGCGCAGGTGTGGCAGCAGAAGAGCCGCGACGCCGAGACCCTGCGGCTGCTGACGATCGATCCGCACTCGCCGAACGAGTTCCGCTGCAACCAGATCGTGCGCAACATCGACGCCTTCTACGAGGCCTTCGGGGTGGCCGAGACCGACGCGCTCTGGCTCCCCGCGGAGTCGCGGGTGACCATCTGGTGA
- a CDS encoding serine hydrolase: MGALEPGEGFRNSSAPESLGGAPESAAAGRRSHRTSRRVPRRAAVGRRSFTATLRSLEGLVDSGAQVSVHVVDLDSHVHVLAGDDHVTMPVAGLGVVPLLIEVAAGFEDGTLDPFEIVERSTVDAVETSGLWRHLHAPALPLEDLAVLAATAGDPIAVNALLQKVGHDRVRERIESLGLRRTAVLDRFRDRRGPDDAPQVAVGSARELAGLFSALVNSQVVDAAVSAQVSEWLSLNQDLSLVAASTGLDPFSHDHDAHGLLFVNKTGRDRGVRAEAGVLAGPRAGVAYSLIVCFDDLSITHRLRAHDAFRVLGVELMEYTH; this comes from the coding sequence GTGGGCGCTCTCGAGCCTGGTGAAGGGTTCCGCAACTCCTCGGCCCCCGAGTCTCTCGGTGGTGCTCCGGAGTCCGCCGCTGCGGGCCGGCGCTCGCACCGCACGAGTCGCCGTGTTCCGCGTCGCGCCGCCGTCGGGCGTCGTTCGTTCACGGCCACGCTCCGTTCCCTGGAGGGCCTGGTCGACTCCGGTGCGCAGGTCTCGGTGCACGTCGTCGACCTCGACAGTCATGTGCACGTGCTGGCCGGTGACGACCACGTGACGATGCCGGTCGCGGGGCTCGGGGTCGTGCCGCTGCTGATCGAGGTGGCGGCCGGGTTCGAGGACGGGACCCTGGATCCCTTCGAGATCGTCGAGCGCTCGACCGTCGATGCGGTCGAGACCTCGGGGCTGTGGCGCCACCTGCACGCGCCGGCGCTGCCGCTGGAAGACCTCGCCGTGCTGGCCGCCACCGCGGGCGACCCCATCGCGGTGAACGCGCTGCTGCAGAAGGTCGGCCACGACCGGGTGCGCGAGCGCATCGAATCGCTCGGTCTGCGACGTACCGCCGTGCTCGACCGCTTCCGTGACCGGCGCGGACCGGACGACGCACCCCAGGTCGCGGTGGGGTCGGCGCGCGAGCTCGCCGGACTGTTCTCCGCCCTCGTGAACTCGCAGGTCGTCGACGCGGCCGTCAGCGCCCAGGTCTCGGAGTGGCTAAGCCTGAACCAGGACCTGAGCCTGGTCGCGGCGTCCACCGGGCTCGACCCGTTCTCGCACGATCACGACGCCCACGGCCTGCTGTTCGTGAACAAGACCGGTCGTGACCGCGGTGTCCGGGCCGAGGCGGGCGTGCTCGCCGGTCCTCGCGCGGGCGTCGCCTACTCGCTCATCGTCTGCTTCGACGACCTCTCGATCACCCATCGGCTGCGCGCGCACGACGCTTTCCGGGTCCTCGGCGTCGAGCTCATGGAGTACACGCACTGA
- a CDS encoding DUF1992 domain-containing protein, which translates to MTDPRDAAARYLANQQHGESADGDEETGTPPGAAAAVDRAAFIETAIQVAIRRGEFDDLPGAGKPLEGLGTHHDPDWWIRRKIETENLTGLGPPAILLRTEDRELDDQLDLLGRESDVRDVVEDFNRRVREARRQLQGGPPVVTAPRDVEAEVEAWRARRAARPAPAAPEAPTRRGRWFRRR; encoded by the coding sequence ATGACGGACCCCAGGGACGCGGCGGCGCGATACCTCGCGAATCAGCAGCACGGCGAGAGCGCGGACGGCGATGAGGAGACGGGGACGCCACCCGGGGCGGCCGCCGCGGTCGACCGCGCGGCGTTCATCGAGACCGCCATCCAGGTCGCGATCCGTCGCGGCGAGTTCGATGACCTGCCCGGTGCCGGGAAGCCTCTGGAGGGGCTCGGCACCCACCACGACCCGGACTGGTGGATCCGCCGCAAGATCGAGACCGAGAACCTCACCGGGCTCGGCCCTCCCGCCATCCTGCTCCGCACCGAGGATCGCGAACTGGACGACCAGCTCGACCTGCTCGGGCGCGAGTCGGACGTGCGCGACGTGGTGGAGGACTTCAACCGGCGTGTGCGCGAGGCGCGGCGTCAGCTCCAGGGCGGTCCGCCCGTCGTCACCGCACCGCGGGACGTGGAGGCCGAGGTCGAGGCGTGGCGCGCTCGCCGAGCGGCACGGCCGGCGCCCGCCGCCCCCGAGGCTCCCACCCGTCGCGGACGCTGGTTCCGTCGGCGCTGA
- a CDS encoding peptide MFS transporter — MSTAARTPPARNDDTRFFGQPWALVHIFGVEMWERFSFYGMQGILLIYLYYSVSQGGLGIPEVVAGGIVGAYGGSVYLSTILGAWLADRLFGSERVLFVSAIVIVAGHVALALLPGFVGVGVGLVLVALGSGGLKANATSVVGSLYSPEDPRRDAGFSLFYLGINLGAFLGPILTGILQSTLGFHYGFGLAAIGMTLGLIQYAFGRRALPASVREVPNPLPKKRYPLVAIIAAAAIVLIAVLVLVGLIRADNLASLVIYGTIIAAIAYFAVILSSRRIDATERSRVWGFLPLFVTSVAFWSLYQQQFTVLTVYSDQRLDRHIFGITMPVSWVQSINPVFIIILSGVFAAIWTRLGKRQPSTPTKFALGAIIMGAAFLLFLPFAGGGKNSTPLLAIVGILFVFTVAELLISPVGLSVATKLAPAAFHTQMVALFFLSIALGTAISGWLVQFYDPKNEVPYFSILGGIAIVVGIGLLLSVKPVLKLMRGVR; from the coding sequence ATGAGCACTGCAGCGCGGACACCCCCGGCCCGCAACGACGACACCCGCTTCTTCGGGCAGCCTTGGGCACTGGTGCACATCTTCGGCGTGGAGATGTGGGAGCGCTTCAGCTTCTACGGCATGCAGGGCATCCTGCTCATCTACCTGTACTACTCGGTGTCGCAGGGCGGTCTCGGCATCCCCGAGGTGGTCGCCGGCGGCATCGTGGGTGCCTACGGAGGGTCGGTCTATCTGTCGACGATCCTCGGCGCCTGGCTCGCCGACCGGCTGTTCGGCTCGGAACGGGTGCTGTTCGTCAGCGCGATCGTGATCGTCGCGGGCCACGTCGCCCTCGCCCTCCTCCCCGGATTCGTCGGCGTGGGCGTCGGCCTGGTGCTGGTCGCGCTCGGTTCCGGCGGCCTCAAGGCGAACGCGACCTCGGTCGTCGGCAGCCTCTACAGCCCCGAGGACCCGCGCCGGGATGCCGGCTTCTCGCTGTTCTACCTGGGCATCAACCTCGGCGCCTTCCTGGGACCGATCCTCACCGGCATCCTGCAGTCGACCCTCGGCTTCCACTACGGCTTCGGGCTGGCGGCCATCGGCATGACCCTCGGTCTCATCCAGTACGCGTTCGGTCGCAGAGCCCTGCCCGCGTCGGTGCGCGAGGTGCCGAACCCGCTCCCGAAGAAGCGCTATCCCCTCGTCGCGATCATCGCCGCCGCCGCGATCGTGCTCATCGCCGTGCTCGTCCTCGTCGGTCTGATCCGCGCGGACAACCTCGCGAGCCTCGTCATCTACGGCACGATCATCGCCGCGATCGCGTACTTCGCGGTGATCCTCTCGAGCCGCCGCATCGACGCCACCGAGCGCTCACGCGTCTGGGGCTTCCTGCCCCTGTTCGTCACCAGCGTCGCCTTCTGGTCGCTCTACCAGCAGCAGTTCACCGTGCTGACCGTCTACTCCGACCAGCGCCTGGACCGGCACATCTTCGGGATCACGATGCCGGTCTCCTGGGTGCAGTCGATCAACCCGGTCTTCATCATCATCCTGTCCGGCGTCTTCGCCGCGATCTGGACCCGTCTGGGGAAGCGCCAGCCGTCCACCCCCACCAAGTTCGCCCTGGGAGCGATCATCATGGGAGCGGCATTCCTGCTGTTCCTCCCCTTCGCCGGCGGCGGGAAGAACTCCACCCCGCTGCTCGCGATCGTCGGCATCCTGTTCGTGTTCACGGTCGCCGAACTGCTCATCTCGCCCGTCGGGCTCTCGGTGGCGACGAAGCTCGCGCCCGCCGCGTTCCACACGCAGATGGTCGCGCTGTTCTTCCTGTCGATCGCGCTCGGCACCGCGATCTCCGGATGGCTCGTGCAGTTCTACGACCCGAAGAACGAGGTCCCGTACTTCTCGATCCTCGGCGGCATCGCGATCGTCGTCGGCATCGGACTGCTGCTGAGCGTGAAGCCCGTGCTGAAGCTCATGCGCGGGGTGCGCTGA
- a CDS encoding GNAT family N-acetyltransferase, which produces MRTIRDLDTVELILDAQGLLDSIRGPQRVVDAGTLRALQQSGNYVVGFFDGEGDDERMVGASIAFFGEPARRAMHSHITALLPEYRGRGWGRELKEHQRQWAFSRDVGRITWVFDPLVARNAHFFFTVLGARATGYSVNRYGIFGGGDAGDESDRLDVEWALADIAKPPADDAVVETLEIPADIESLRVSDPEAAHEWRLRLRAQMEGLLGSGLKVAGYDNERGYLFTA; this is translated from the coding sequence GTGCGAACCATCCGTGACCTCGACACCGTTGAACTCATCCTCGACGCGCAGGGCCTGCTCGACTCCATCCGGGGTCCGCAGCGCGTGGTGGATGCCGGCACCCTGCGCGCCCTGCAGCAGTCGGGCAACTACGTCGTCGGCTTCTTCGACGGCGAGGGCGACGACGAGCGCATGGTCGGCGCGTCGATCGCGTTCTTCGGCGAGCCCGCCCGGCGTGCGATGCACTCGCACATCACGGCGCTGCTGCCCGAGTACCGCGGCCGCGGCTGGGGGCGCGAGCTCAAGGAGCACCAGCGGCAGTGGGCGTTCTCGCGCGACGTCGGCCGCATCACCTGGGTGTTCGATCCGCTCGTGGCGCGCAACGCGCACTTCTTCTTCACCGTGCTGGGCGCACGCGCGACCGGCTACTCGGTCAACCGCTACGGCATCTTCGGCGGCGGTGACGCGGGCGATGAGAGTGACCGTCTCGACGTCGAATGGGCCCTCGCCGACATCGCCAAGCCGCCGGCCGACGACGCGGTCGTCGAGACCCTCGAGATCCCTGCCGACATCGAGTCGCTGCGCGTGTCCGACCCGGAGGCCGCCCACGAGTGGCGCCTCCGCCTGCGCGCGCAGATGGAGGGCCTGCTCGGCAGCGGCCTGAAGGTCGCCGGCTACGACAACGAGCGCGGGTACCTCTTCACGGCGTGA
- a CDS encoding alpha-hydroxy-acid oxidizing protein: MVTSSVAPDDPAASRGISRRTQSDIYRAGISGTKPAVPVDAAALEDAARRALSAEAFAYVAGGAGAERTMAANRAAFGHWQVWPRPLRDVAQRDLGVEFLGTTRPTPLLLAPLGVMEMAHADADLAVARAAASLGVPYTLSNQASFPMERVARETPLGSRLFQLYWSASDDLNRSLLARAEASGCEAIVVTLDTHLLGWRTRDLDLAYLPFTRGMGIAQYTSDPVFQQLVRERAAAPKSAAPGVRVTPKAVAAAVTIARKGAPLTGGGSLRDNLRSPLPRAAVETFLDVFSTPSLTWGDLAKAREWTSLPIILKGIVHPDDAQAALDAGMDGIWISNHGGRQIDQSVPTLDVLPDIAERVAGRVPIVFDSGVRGGADAVIALALGATVVALGRPYAYGLGIAGETGVREVVRNVLAELDITLGLAGLTAVAQLDRGALRSV; encoded by the coding sequence ATGGTCACGAGCAGCGTCGCTCCGGACGATCCCGCAGCGAGCCGGGGCATCTCCCGGCGCACCCAGTCCGACATCTATCGCGCCGGCATCAGCGGGACGAAGCCCGCGGTGCCGGTCGACGCCGCCGCGCTGGAGGACGCCGCCCGCAGAGCGCTGAGCGCCGAGGCCTTCGCCTACGTCGCCGGAGGCGCCGGTGCCGAGCGCACCATGGCCGCCAATCGGGCGGCGTTCGGCCACTGGCAGGTGTGGCCGCGGCCGCTGCGTGACGTGGCGCAGCGCGACCTGGGTGTGGAGTTCCTCGGCACGACCCGGCCCACGCCCCTGCTGCTCGCGCCGCTCGGGGTGATGGAGATGGCGCACGCCGATGCCGATCTCGCGGTCGCGCGGGCCGCGGCGTCCCTCGGCGTGCCCTACACGCTCTCGAACCAGGCGTCGTTCCCGATGGAGCGGGTCGCGCGGGAGACGCCGCTCGGCTCCCGGCTGTTCCAGCTCTACTGGTCCGCCTCGGACGACCTCAACCGCTCGCTGCTCGCCCGCGCCGAGGCATCCGGATGCGAGGCGATCGTCGTGACGCTCGACACGCACCTCCTCGGCTGGCGCACCCGCGACCTCGATCTCGCGTATCTGCCGTTCACGCGGGGGATGGGCATCGCGCAGTACACGAGCGATCCGGTGTTCCAGCAGCTGGTCCGCGAGCGCGCGGCCGCCCCGAAGAGCGCGGCGCCCGGAGTCAGGGTCACCCCGAAGGCGGTCGCCGCCGCCGTCACGATCGCCCGGAAGGGCGCACCGCTCACGGGCGGCGGCTCCCTGCGGGACAACTTGCGCTCCCCGCTGCCCAGAGCCGCGGTGGAGACCTTCCTCGACGTGTTCTCCACCCCTTCGCTCACCTGGGGCGACCTGGCGAAGGCCCGCGAGTGGACGAGCCTGCCGATCATCCTGAAGGGCATCGTGCACCCCGACGATGCGCAGGCCGCACTGGATGCCGGGATGGACGGCATCTGGATCTCGAACCACGGCGGTCGCCAGATCGACCAGTCGGTTCCCACTCTCGACGTGCTGCCCGACATCGCGGAGCGCGTGGCCGGTCGGGTGCCGATCGTCTTCGACTCGGGGGTGCGCGGTGGCGCGGATGCCGTGATCGCCCTCGCGCTCGGGGCCACGGTCGTCGCGCTCGGCAGACCCTACGCCTACGGCCTCGGCATCGCGGGAGAGACGGGCGTGCGCGAGGTCGTCCGGAACGTGCTCGCCGAGCTCGACATCACGCTCGGTCTCGCGGGTCTGACCGCCGTGGCGCAGCTCGACCGCGGCGCGCTGCGCAGCGTCTGA
- a CDS encoding MFS transporter produces MGANDDRARKRLSHTPPRWAVVAVLAFAGLCSSFMFTLVVPLQAELPRLLDASREDTTWVVTITLLVAAVATPISGRLGDMYGKRRVVTVLLILLIVGSLIAALSGSIVGVIIGRALQGAVTGVVPLGIAIMRDVLPPERLGTAVALMSATMGVGGAIGMPVAALLAENADWHMLFWLAAALGVVGLALVLAIVPEDVLRFPGRLDVLGAIGLAIGLTGILLFVSRGAEWGWTAPLTLTCIIGGVVVLLVWGWYQLRTKDPLLDLRVAARPAVLFTNIAAIGMGFALFASNVTFPQLLEMPIGAGYGFGLDMVGASLVIMPAGLVMMVISPLSGWLERTVGPRPLFTVGATAIVLAYVLVLLWSSEVWHIFVANILIGIGIGFTFAAMPMIIMRSVPANETGASNGLNALFRSVGTSSASAVMGGILASMSVQVDGVAVPTRAAFDLCFWLAIAAGLIAVVLSLFIPKQRSSEQHPSLPS; encoded by the coding sequence GTGGGTGCGAACGACGACAGAGCCAGGAAGCGGCTCTCCCACACCCCGCCGCGGTGGGCCGTCGTCGCGGTGCTCGCGTTCGCGGGGCTCTGCTCCTCGTTCATGTTCACCCTGGTCGTGCCGCTGCAGGCCGAGCTGCCCCGTCTGCTCGACGCCTCTCGCGAGGACACCACCTGGGTGGTCACGATCACGCTGCTCGTCGCCGCCGTCGCCACCCCGATCTCGGGTCGCCTGGGCGACATGTACGGCAAGCGCCGCGTCGTCACCGTCCTGCTGATCCTGCTGATCGTCGGCTCCCTCATCGCGGCCCTCTCCGGGTCGATCGTCGGCGTCATCATCGGGCGCGCGCTGCAGGGCGCCGTGACCGGCGTCGTGCCGCTCGGCATCGCCATCATGCGCGACGTGCTGCCACCCGAGCGCCTCGGCACCGCGGTGGCCCTGATGAGCGCCACGATGGGCGTCGGCGGTGCGATCGGGATGCCGGTGGCCGCTCTCCTCGCCGAGAACGCCGACTGGCACATGCTGTTCTGGCTCGCGGCCGCGCTCGGCGTGGTGGGCCTCGCGCTGGTCCTGGCCATCGTCCCGGAAGACGTGCTGCGCTTCCCCGGACGCCTCGACGTGCTCGGCGCGATCGGGCTCGCGATCGGCCTTACCGGCATCCTGCTCTTCGTCTCTCGCGGCGCCGAGTGGGGCTGGACCGCTCCCCTCACGCTCACCTGCATCATCGGCGGGGTCGTCGTGCTGCTGGTGTGGGGCTGGTACCAGCTGCGCACGAAGGACCCGCTGCTCGATCTGCGCGTGGCCGCCCGACCGGCGGTCCTCTTCACGAACATCGCGGCGATCGGCATGGGCTTCGCTCTCTTCGCCTCGAACGTGACGTTCCCGCAGCTGCTCGAGATGCCGATCGGCGCGGGGTACGGGTTCGGCCTCGACATGGTCGGCGCCTCCCTGGTGATCATGCCGGCGGGCCTCGTGATGATGGTCATCTCGCCGTTGTCCGGCTGGCTGGAGCGCACGGTCGGACCGCGGCCGCTGTTCACCGTCGGGGCCACCGCGATCGTGCTCGCCTACGTGCTCGTGCTGCTCTGGTCGAGCGAGGTGTGGCACATCTTCGTCGCCAACATCCTGATCGGCATCGGCATCGGGTTCACGTTCGCCGCGATGCCGATGATCATCATGCGCTCGGTCCCGGCGAACGAGACCGGCGCCTCGAACGGGCTGAACGCGCTGTTCCGCTCGGTCGGCACCTCCAGCGCGTCCGCCGTGATGGGCGGCATCCTCGCGTCGATGAGCGTGCAGGTCGACGGTGTCGCCGTCCCGACGAGGGCCGCGTTCGACCTGTGCTTCTGGCTGGCCATCGCCGCCGGACTCATCGCCGTGGTGCTGTCGCTCTTCATCCCGAAGCAGCGGAGTTCCGAGCAGCACCCCTCGCTTCCGAGCTGA